A portion of the Natrinema salaciae genome contains these proteins:
- a CDS encoding universal stress protein translates to MASPDDHRVLVPVDVLEGEPVPGTIVDAFASIPVVLLGYHELPDQTGPDQARDQYGDRARAELEELRTVFEDAGCDVTSRLAFTHDRLKTFERVAVDGSCDAVLLLNPAPVLETVLVAVRSDVNVEHIARLLETVLTDTDLEVTLFHVASDEAGRDAGTELLETARSELVAAGVDGDRIDSTVVVDDSATDAILEAAADHDLLVAGESRPSIRRFVFRDRAERLARRTIDPVLVIRGEYLESDEETSGGEPD, encoded by the coding sequence ATGGCATCCCCTGACGATCACCGCGTGCTGGTACCGGTCGACGTTCTCGAGGGAGAGCCCGTTCCGGGGACGATCGTCGACGCGTTCGCGTCGATTCCGGTCGTCCTGCTCGGCTACCACGAGCTCCCCGACCAGACCGGGCCGGACCAGGCCCGCGACCAGTACGGCGACCGCGCGCGCGCCGAACTCGAGGAACTCCGGACGGTGTTCGAAGACGCCGGCTGTGACGTCACGTCGCGACTGGCGTTCACTCACGACCGGTTGAAAACGTTCGAACGCGTCGCCGTCGACGGGTCGTGCGACGCCGTCTTGCTGCTCAATCCGGCACCCGTCCTCGAGACGGTGCTCGTCGCGGTCCGGAGCGACGTCAACGTCGAGCACATCGCCCGCCTTCTCGAGACGGTCCTCACCGACACGGACCTCGAGGTGACGCTCTTTCACGTCGCATCGGACGAGGCGGGTCGGGACGCGGGAACGGAACTACTCGAGACGGCGCGCTCGGAACTGGTGGCTGCGGGGGTCGATGGCGATCGGATCGACAGCACGGTCGTCGTCGACGACTCCGCCACGGACGCTATTCTCGAGGCCGCGGCCGATCACGACCTCCTCGTCGCGGGCGAGAGCCGCCCGTCGATCCGGCGCTTCGTCTTCCGGGATCGCGCCGAGCGACTGGCTCGGAGGACGATCGATCCGGTCCTCGTGATTCGCGGGGAGTACCTCGAGTCGGACGAAGAGACGAGCGGCGGCGAGCCCGACTGA
- a CDS encoding YihY/virulence factor BrkB family protein produces MTFIAGSIAHAAFISLLPLLLLLFIVAGAVGNEYLTDQIVSVARDHLSPAGQGLVYEALTHASRRAGASLIGIASLLWGMLRIFRGLKTAFDELYGEGEGALSGTVVDGIVAFVVILFATIGVSFATATLATVDHLVVVVVTPLVLFCGLIVAFFPVYSVFPEPDISVREAFPGAVIAAAGWVVLEVIFGVYADLVDTVGTFDTFGAVILLLIWLYGTSFVLLVGVAVNVVLGESHPDTTPDPGDERGSAGSDRG; encoded by the coding sequence GTGACGTTCATCGCGGGGAGTATCGCCCACGCCGCGTTCATCTCCCTGCTGCCGCTCTTGCTCCTGTTGTTCATCGTCGCGGGCGCGGTCGGCAACGAGTACCTGACCGACCAGATCGTCTCCGTTGCTCGAGACCACCTCAGTCCCGCCGGCCAGGGTCTCGTATACGAGGCGTTAACCCACGCGTCCAGACGGGCCGGTGCATCGTTGATCGGTATCGCTTCGCTGCTGTGGGGTATGCTTCGTATCTTTCGCGGCTTGAAAACCGCCTTCGACGAACTGTACGGGGAAGGTGAAGGGGCTCTCTCCGGAACGGTCGTCGACGGGATCGTTGCCTTCGTCGTCATCCTGTTCGCCACGATCGGAGTCAGTTTCGCGACGGCGACGCTGGCGACGGTCGATCACCTCGTCGTCGTGGTAGTGACCCCGCTCGTGCTGTTCTGTGGGCTGATCGTCGCGTTCTTCCCTGTGTACTCCGTCTTTCCGGAGCCGGACATCTCGGTTCGCGAAGCCTTTCCCGGTGCCGTCATCGCCGCTGCGGGCTGGGTCGTCCTCGAGGTGATCTTCGGCGTTTACGCCGACCTCGTCGACACCGTCGGGACCTTCGATACGTTCGGTGCGGTCATCCTCCTGCTCATCTGGCTCTACGGCACCTCGTTCGTCCTGCTGGTCGGCGTGGCGGTGAACGTCGTGCTCGGCGAGTCCCATCCGGATACGACCCCCGATCCCGGCGACGAACGGGGGTCGGCCGGCTCCGATCGCGGGTGA
- a CDS encoding TIGR03560 family F420-dependent LLM class oxidoreductase, whose product MSAAERDTSALDVGLILPQYGTDSATVRATALEAERLGYDAVWLEDHFQSWIGDPRRATQECWTTLSAVAEATDRVRLGTLVTSQSYRHPALLAKMAATVDRVSDGRLELGLGGGWYEDEYDRFGYEFREPPAERLRRLAETVEILQGLWTQETYSHAGEHLEIDLEDAFCEPQPVQDPHPPIWIGGGGETFTLRYTAELADGWNYGTLEPEGFAEKLSVLREHCESEDRYDEIRKSAELFVFVGETTAAAEEKREAFRTEFLPDGPGEPREFFLSGYVETAPTGTPEDVRERLEAYVDVGIEEVMLAVPDAAADGDDSLSLLADDLLA is encoded by the coding sequence ATGAGCGCCGCCGAGCGCGACACGTCCGCCCTCGACGTCGGCCTGATCCTGCCGCAGTACGGCACCGACAGCGCCACGGTTCGGGCCACCGCGCTCGAGGCCGAGCGGCTGGGCTACGACGCGGTCTGGCTCGAGGACCACTTCCAGTCGTGGATCGGCGACCCGCGGCGGGCGACCCAGGAGTGCTGGACGACGCTGAGCGCGGTCGCCGAGGCGACGGATCGGGTGCGACTCGGCACGCTCGTCACCAGTCAGTCGTACCGCCATCCGGCGCTGCTCGCGAAGATGGCGGCGACGGTCGATCGCGTGAGCGACGGCCGGCTCGAACTCGGGCTGGGTGGGGGCTGGTACGAGGACGAGTACGATCGGTTCGGCTACGAGTTTCGGGAGCCGCCGGCCGAGCGGCTCCGCCGACTCGCCGAGACCGTCGAGATCCTGCAGGGGCTCTGGACCCAGGAGACCTACAGCCATGCGGGCGAGCACCTCGAGATCGATCTCGAGGACGCCTTCTGCGAACCGCAGCCGGTGCAGGACCCCCACCCACCGATCTGGATCGGCGGCGGCGGTGAGACGTTCACGCTGCGGTACACCGCCGAACTCGCCGACGGCTGGAACTACGGGACGCTCGAGCCCGAGGGCTTCGCCGAGAAGCTCTCGGTCTTGCGCGAGCACTGCGAGAGCGAGGACCGCTACGACGAGATCCGGAAGTCCGCCGAGCTGTTCGTCTTCGTCGGCGAGACGACCGCGGCGGCCGAGGAGAAGCGCGAGGCGTTCCGGACCGAGTTCCTGCCGGACGGGCCGGGCGAGCCCCGCGAGTTCTTCCTCTCGGGGTACGTCGAGACGGCGCCGACGGGGACGCCCGAAGACGTCCGGGAGCGTCTCGAAGCGTACGTCGACGTCGGTATCGAGGAGGTTATGCTCGCGGTTCCGGACGCGGCCGCGGACGGGGACGACAGCCTGTCGCTGCTGGCGGACGACCTGCTCGCGTAA
- a CDS encoding SDR family NAD(P)-dependent oxidoreductase translates to MHEPDFDVSGKTAIVTGASQGIGQAIAETLAASGANVAICSRSMDRVGPVAEGINEADGAGEALAVECNVREREQVQNLVDETVDEFGDVDILVNNAGGEFVAPFEDISANGWQTIVDLNLNSTVHCTQLAGEVMREGSGGVIINLSSVNGQHAAPGESHYGASKAAIIRLTETLAVEWAEDGIRVNCIAPGLIQTPGVAETLGIESEDMPPREETDRRIGHTEEIADVVQFLSSPAASFMNGETVTVKGVPRAGNSMSQDLGLED, encoded by the coding sequence ATGCACGAACCGGACTTCGACGTGTCGGGGAAGACCGCCATCGTCACGGGTGCGAGTCAGGGAATCGGCCAGGCCATCGCGGAGACGCTCGCTGCGAGCGGCGCGAACGTCGCCATCTGTTCGCGGTCGATGGACCGCGTGGGACCGGTCGCGGAGGGGATCAACGAGGCCGACGGCGCGGGCGAGGCGCTCGCCGTGGAGTGCAACGTCCGCGAGCGCGAGCAGGTACAGAACCTCGTCGACGAGACGGTCGACGAGTTCGGCGACGTCGATATCCTCGTGAACAACGCCGGCGGGGAGTTCGTCGCGCCGTTCGAGGACATCTCGGCGAACGGCTGGCAGACCATCGTCGACCTCAACCTGAACAGCACCGTCCACTGCACCCAGCTCGCCGGCGAGGTCATGCGCGAGGGGTCGGGCGGCGTCATCATCAACCTCTCTTCCGTCAACGGCCAGCACGCCGCGCCCGGCGAGAGTCACTACGGCGCGTCGAAGGCGGCGATCATCCGGCTGACCGAGACCCTCGCCGTCGAGTGGGCCGAGGACGGCATCCGCGTCAACTGTATCGCTCCCGGCCTGATCCAGACCCCCGGCGTCGCCGAGACGCTCGGCATCGAGAGCGAGGACATGCCGCCCCGCGAGGAGACCGACCGCCGCATCGGCCACACCGAGGAGATCGCCGACGTCGTCCAGTTCCTCTCGAGTCCCGCCGCGTCCTTCATGAACGGCGAGACCGTGACGGTGAAGGGCGTCCCGCGGGCCGGCAACTCGATGTCGCAGGACCTCGGACTCGAGGACTGA
- the mutS gene encoding DNA mismatch repair protein MutS has protein sequence MTEATGIVGEFFSLKEGTDAELLAMQCGDFYEFFGEDAETVSDELDLKVSQKSSHGSSYPMAGVPVDDLTPYLKALVERGYRVAVADQYETDAGHAREIVRVVTPGTLLETSDADAQYLAAVVDGSGHGGGSGGSESAYGLAFADVTTGRFLVADAADVDDALTELYRFDPVEVLPGPDVRTDDDLLEQVRERVDATLTLHETEAFAPKRAAHAVREQFGAETVDRLSVGEPTVAAAGAIRSYVEETGTGVLASMTRIQSHHGDDHVTLDATTQRNLELTETMQGERDGSLFDTIDHTATSAGGRCLKEWLQRPRRSLETLERRQESVAALSTAALARDELQETLGDAYDLARLASKATHGSADARDLVAVRETLAVLPALAETIASNPELADSPLSAIVDRPDREAARELRETLEEAIAEDPPSTVTQGELLRRGYDDELDEVIERHEAVMEWLDTLADREKAQYGLSHVTVDRNKTDGYYVQVGKSAADGVPDHYEEIKTLKNSKRFTTDELEEKEREILRLEERRGELEYELFATLRDDVAARAELLQDVGRALATIDALASLATHAAENRWVQPELHRGDRLEIEQGRHPVVEQTTEFVPNDVRLDEDRGFLVVTGPNMSGKSTYMRQVACIVLLAQVGSFVPAKEAEIGLVDGIFTRVGALDELAQGRSTFMVEMSELSNILHTATEESLVILDEVGRGTATYDGISIAWAATEYLHNEVRAKTLFATHYHELTGLAENLPRVANVHVAADERDGEVTFLRTVRDGPTDRSYGVHVADLAGVPDPVVDRSRDVLERLREEKAIEAKGGGSSEPVQAVFDLGSGTMQTQGRDRAPAQATSTDGGPAGAEPDGQSIDPDAEAVLADLESIDVNTTPPIELVSKVQELQERLEDSTTAE, from the coding sequence ATGACCGAGGCGACGGGGATCGTCGGAGAGTTCTTCTCGCTGAAGGAGGGGACCGACGCCGAGCTACTGGCGATGCAGTGTGGCGACTTCTACGAGTTCTTCGGCGAGGACGCCGAGACCGTCAGCGACGAACTCGATCTCAAAGTCTCCCAGAAGTCGTCCCACGGCTCGTCGTACCCCATGGCCGGCGTGCCGGTCGACGACCTCACTCCCTACCTCAAGGCCCTCGTCGAGCGCGGCTACCGCGTCGCCGTCGCCGACCAGTACGAGACCGACGCCGGACACGCGCGAGAAATCGTCCGCGTTGTGACCCCCGGAACCCTGCTCGAGACGAGCGACGCCGACGCCCAGTACCTCGCGGCGGTCGTCGACGGGAGCGGACACGGCGGCGGTTCGGGCGGCTCCGAGAGCGCGTACGGCCTCGCCTTCGCGGACGTAACGACGGGTCGATTCCTCGTCGCGGACGCCGCGGACGTCGACGACGCGCTGACGGAGCTGTACCGGTTCGATCCGGTCGAGGTCCTGCCGGGACCCGACGTGCGGACCGACGACGACCTCCTCGAGCAGGTTCGCGAGCGCGTCGACGCGACCCTCACGCTCCACGAGACCGAGGCGTTCGCGCCGAAGCGCGCCGCCCACGCAGTTCGCGAGCAGTTCGGCGCCGAAACCGTCGACCGGCTCTCGGTCGGCGAGCCGACCGTCGCGGCGGCCGGCGCGATCCGCTCCTACGTCGAGGAGACTGGCACGGGCGTGCTCGCCTCGATGACCCGCATCCAGTCCCACCACGGCGACGATCACGTCACGCTGGACGCGACCACCCAGCGCAACCTCGAGCTGACCGAAACGATGCAGGGCGAGCGCGACGGGTCGCTGTTCGACACGATCGACCACACCGCGACGAGCGCGGGCGGCCGCTGCCTGAAGGAGTGGCTTCAGCGCCCGCGGCGCTCGCTCGAGACCCTCGAGCGGCGTCAGGAGAGCGTCGCCGCGCTCTCGACGGCGGCGCTCGCTCGCGACGAGCTGCAGGAGACGCTCGGCGACGCGTACGATCTGGCCCGGCTCGCCTCGAAGGCGACCCACGGCAGCGCGGATGCGCGAGATCTGGTCGCGGTTCGGGAGACGCTGGCGGTCCTCCCGGCGCTGGCCGAGACGATCGCGTCGAATCCGGAACTGGCCGACTCCCCGCTGTCTGCGATCGTCGACCGACCGGATCGGGAGGCCGCGCGGGAACTGCGCGAGACGCTCGAGGAGGCGATCGCCGAGGACCCACCCTCGACGGTGACCCAGGGCGAACTCCTCCGGCGGGGCTACGACGACGAACTCGACGAGGTGATCGAGCGCCACGAGGCAGTGATGGAGTGGCTCGATACCCTCGCCGACCGCGAGAAAGCCCAGTACGGCCTCTCCCACGTCACGGTCGATCGCAACAAGACCGACGGCTACTACGTGCAGGTCGGCAAGTCCGCCGCCGACGGCGTCCCCGATCACTACGAGGAGATCAAGACGCTCAAGAACTCGAAGCGGTTCACCACCGACGAACTCGAGGAGAAAGAACGCGAGATCCTCCGGCTCGAGGAACGGCGCGGCGAGCTCGAGTACGAACTCTTCGCGACCCTCCGGGACGACGTCGCGGCGCGGGCCGAACTGCTGCAGGACGTCGGGCGGGCGCTGGCGACGATCGACGCGCTCGCGAGCCTGGCGACGCACGCAGCCGAGAACCGGTGGGTCCAGCCGGAACTGCACCGGGGTGATCGCCTCGAGATCGAGCAGGGTCGCCATCCGGTCGTCGAGCAGACGACGGAGTTCGTCCCCAACGACGTGCGACTGGACGAGGATCGTGGATTCTTGGTCGTGACCGGTCCCAACATGTCCGGGAAATCGACCTACATGCGACAGGTTGCCTGTATCGTCCTGTTGGCCCAGGTCGGCAGTTTCGTCCCGGCGAAGGAGGCCGAAATCGGGCTCGTCGACGGCATCTTCACTCGCGTCGGCGCGCTGGACGAACTCGCGCAGGGGCGTTCGACGTTCATGGTCGAGATGAGCGAACTCTCGAACATCCTCCACACCGCGACGGAAGAGTCGCTGGTCATCCTCGACGAGGTAGGGCGGGGCACCGCGACCTACGACGGCATCTCGATCGCGTGGGCCGCGACGGAGTACCTCCACAACGAGGTCAGGGCGAAGACGCTCTTCGCCACCCACTACCACGAACTGACCGGGCTCGCGGAGAACCTCCCCCGCGTCGCCAACGTCCACGTCGCCGCTGACGAGCGGGACGGCGAGGTGACGTTCCTCCGGACCGTTCGAGACGGTCCGACGGACCGCAGCTACGGCGTCCACGTCGCCGATCTCGCCGGCGTCCCGGACCCCGTCGTCGACCGCTCGAGAGACGTCCTCGAGCGCCTGCGCGAGGAGAAGGCCATCGAGGCGAAGGGCGGCGGCTCGAGCGAGCCCGTTCAGGCGGTCTTCGACCTGGGGAGCGGGACGATGCAGACCCAGGGGCGGGACCGCGCGCCGGCACAGGCGACGTCGACCGACGGCGGTCCGGCGGGGGCCGAACCCGACGGCCAGTCGATCGATCCCGACGCCGAGGCGGTCCTGGCGGACCTCGAGTCGATCGACGTGAACACGACGCCGCCGATCGAACTCGTCTCGAAAGTACAGGAGCTACAGGAGCGACTCGAGGACTCCACTACCGCCGAGTGA
- a CDS encoding MFS transporter — translation MFGMRTPPSTLLKYYVFQVTYSVGFIWPIFTLFLRWNDLTYTQIGLLGSVSAVLVVVLEIPTGYIADRVGRRNAIAFGMAAMSLSLAGFVLADALFEFVLLYSLWSVALAFHSGSADAWLYETLAEEFDDERFTQVRGRGGAVHEWASAVTMILGGLLYVVHPTYPFIASVILHTSGIVAVLSMPKNESYRDETDADTVGIAASLSMLRTEFSKPSMRLFVVYVAVFFGISRAADEYIQPITVDLIDGLVGGDTIAGVELAEPAVLGLIYAGFALVASVASYHTETLRSTVGLRMAILLVPAITAIAFIAPVFVPLLAIPVFFLVKSTSAMYHSLVGQYLNDHADSVGRATILSSASMVYALVRAPLMPLAGYAADTTSPITAIGLLGVLFLLVAVLVSLPASPVATTETGPAKSVRSDR, via the coding sequence ATGTTCGGAATGCGGACTCCACCCTCGACACTCCTCAAATATTACGTTTTTCAGGTTACATACTCAGTCGGATTCATCTGGCCCATCTTCACCCTGTTTTTGCGCTGGAACGACCTCACGTACACGCAGATCGGATTACTCGGCTCGGTTTCGGCTGTTCTCGTGGTCGTCCTCGAAATTCCGACAGGATACATCGCGGATCGGGTCGGACGACGAAACGCGATCGCGTTCGGAATGGCGGCGATGTCGCTCTCGCTCGCGGGCTTCGTCCTTGCAGACGCGTTGTTCGAATTCGTCCTCCTCTATTCGCTTTGGTCAGTTGCGCTCGCGTTTCACTCCGGCTCGGCCGACGCGTGGCTGTACGAGACGCTCGCGGAGGAGTTCGACGACGAACGGTTCACGCAGGTTCGAGGTCGAGGCGGTGCAGTTCACGAGTGGGCGTCCGCAGTGACGATGATACTCGGCGGACTCCTCTACGTTGTGCACCCGACCTATCCGTTTATCGCGTCGGTTATATTGCATACCTCGGGTATCGTCGCCGTCCTCTCGATGCCGAAAAACGAGTCGTACAGGGACGAGACTGATGCGGATACCGTCGGGATCGCTGCTTCACTGTCGATGCTTCGGACGGAGTTCTCGAAGCCGAGCATGCGGCTATTCGTCGTCTACGTTGCGGTATTTTTCGGCATCTCGAGGGCGGCCGACGAGTACATTCAGCCCATTACCGTCGATCTCATCGACGGACTCGTCGGCGGAGACACGATTGCCGGTGTCGAACTGGCCGAACCGGCAGTGCTTGGCCTCATCTATGCAGGATTCGCGCTGGTAGCCTCAGTTGCCAGCTATCACACCGAGACGCTTCGGTCGACAGTCGGACTTCGGATGGCGATTCTCCTCGTTCCGGCGATCACCGCCATCGCGTTCATCGCTCCGGTGTTCGTTCCACTCCTTGCGATCCCTGTGTTTTTCCTCGTGAAAAGCACGTCCGCGATGTACCATTCGCTCGTCGGACAGTATCTGAACGATCACGCCGATTCGGTCGGCCGGGCAACGATACTCAGCAGCGCCTCGATGGTGTATGCGCTCGTTCGAGCACCGCTGATGCCCCTCGCCGGCTACGCTGCGGACACCACATCGCCGATCACCGCTATCGGACTGCTCGGCGTTCTGTTCCTTCTCGTGGCCGTGCTCGTCTCACTGCCCGCTTCTCCCGTCGCAACTACCGAGACGGGTCCCGCTAAATCGGTACGAAGCGACCGGTGA
- a CDS encoding universal stress protein, giving the protein MTRVLVPLAILEGESVSTGLPTLLEPMDVTVLGYHVLPEQTPPDQARLQYEDRATDALVDLAAAFEAAGGSADHRLVFTHDRAQTIDRVAAETAADAYAIAGVTGPIDRLLVSLTGDVAVERISSFVTELVGDREIVLTVFLATDDEAGGRESLEAAAATLSERGIDVRTELAVSSAPTEALVEAAAGHDAIVMGERAPSLRSLVFGDEAERVAAESIGPVLVVRTLEEADDTAARGDRPPDADRPPRLENS; this is encoded by the coding sequence ATGACCCGCGTCCTCGTTCCGCTGGCGATACTCGAGGGCGAATCGGTCTCGACCGGGCTCCCGACGCTGCTCGAGCCGATGGACGTGACCGTGCTGGGGTACCACGTCCTGCCCGAGCAGACGCCGCCGGACCAGGCGCGACTCCAGTACGAAGACAGGGCGACCGACGCCCTCGTCGACCTCGCGGCGGCGTTCGAGGCGGCCGGTGGGAGCGCCGATCACCGTCTCGTGTTCACTCACGACCGAGCGCAAACGATCGATCGCGTCGCCGCCGAGACGGCGGCGGACGCCTACGCCATCGCGGGCGTAACTGGCCCGATCGATCGGCTCCTCGTGTCGCTGACGGGCGACGTCGCCGTCGAACGGATCAGTTCGTTCGTCACCGAACTGGTCGGCGACCGCGAGATCGTGCTCACGGTCTTTCTCGCGACGGACGACGAAGCGGGCGGCCGGGAATCGCTCGAGGCCGCCGCCGCGACCCTCTCCGAGCGCGGTATCGACGTACGAACCGAACTCGCGGTCAGTTCTGCCCCCACCGAGGCGCTCGTCGAGGCCGCAGCCGGCCACGACGCGATCGTCATGGGCGAACGGGCACCGTCGCTCCGATCGCTCGTCTTCGGAGACGAGGCCGAACGCGTCGCCGCCGAGTCCATCGGTCCGGTGCTCGTCGTCCGGACCCTCGAGGAGGCCGACGACACGGCAGCACGCGGTGATCGACCGCCGGACGCCGACCGACCACCGCGTCTCGAGAACTCGTGA
- a CDS encoding APC family permease: MDRAPPSAGGTNIEDESPQVEATIETDEATITDDAELERTLGLTGGLAIGIGTMIGAGIFVFPGLAAGRAGPAAAASFAIGAIVALLVALPTAELATAMPKSGGGYYFISRGLGALAGAVVGLSLWFGLVFATAFYLVGFGYYAVDTLAEVGVAVGEGLVIPLALLFGAGFTALNVTGTENAAKLQNGIVVLLLSILVFFLGYGGLDAVGLVGDRAAPERFAPFGTMPVLTTAALVFTSYLGFAQIATVAGEMKDPGRNLPLAIVGSVLVVGSLYVVTIFVATSAFGSEQLSTFGETAMVDVGRHYLGSIGAFAIVFGGLLATMSSANASVLSTSRSIYAVSRDALLPRRASRINLRYGTPHVALGLAGGPILVLVATGRVELLAEVASFLHLIMYGLICVALLALRRDEPEWYDPDFRAPGYPVVPAIGAVASFALIGFMQPVSQLTGIAIMIVAAGWYAYYARDVKLKGAL, encoded by the coding sequence ATGGACCGTGCACCGCCGTCGGCCGGGGGAACCAACATCGAGGACGAGTCCCCACAGGTCGAGGCGACGATCGAGACCGACGAGGCCACGATCACCGACGACGCCGAACTCGAGCGAACGCTCGGGCTCACCGGCGGGCTGGCCATCGGGATCGGAACGATGATCGGAGCCGGTATCTTCGTCTTCCCGGGGCTCGCGGCCGGCCGAGCCGGGCCCGCGGCGGCGGCCTCGTTCGCCATCGGTGCGATCGTGGCGCTGTTGGTCGCGCTCCCGACCGCCGAACTCGCGACGGCGATGCCCAAAAGCGGCGGGGGCTACTACTTCATCTCTCGCGGATTGGGCGCGCTCGCCGGCGCCGTCGTCGGGCTGTCGCTGTGGTTCGGACTGGTGTTCGCGACGGCGTTTTACCTCGTCGGCTTCGGCTACTACGCCGTCGACACGCTCGCCGAAGTCGGGGTCGCGGTCGGCGAGGGCCTCGTCATTCCGCTGGCACTGTTGTTCGGTGCCGGCTTTACCGCGTTGAACGTGACGGGAACGGAAAACGCGGCGAAGCTCCAGAACGGAATCGTCGTGTTGTTACTCTCGATTCTGGTCTTCTTTCTCGGGTATGGCGGCCTCGATGCGGTGGGACTCGTCGGCGACCGGGCCGCCCCCGAACGGTTCGCACCGTTCGGCACGATGCCCGTGTTGACGACGGCGGCGCTCGTGTTCACCTCGTATCTCGGCTTCGCGCAGATCGCGACCGTCGCCGGCGAGATGAAAGACCCCGGTCGGAACCTCCCGCTGGCGATCGTCGGCTCGGTGCTCGTCGTCGGCAGCCTCTACGTCGTGACCATCTTCGTCGCGACGAGTGCGTTCGGGAGCGAACAGCTCTCGACGTTCGGCGAGACGGCGATGGTCGACGTCGGCCGACACTATCTCGGCTCGATCGGCGCGTTCGCGATCGTCTTCGGCGGGCTGCTCGCGACGATGTCGAGCGCCAACGCGTCGGTACTCAGCACCTCTCGATCCATCTACGCGGTCTCGCGGGACGCGCTGTTACCGCGGCGGGCGAGCCGCATCAACCTCCGGTACGGCACGCCACACGTCGCGCTGGGGCTGGCCGGCGGGCCGATTCTCGTCCTCGTCGCGACCGGCCGCGTGGAACTGCTCGCGGAGGTCGCCTCGTTCCTGCATCTCATCATGTACGGACTGATCTGCGTGGCGCTGCTCGCACTGCGCCGGGACGAACCGGAGTGGTACGACCCGGATTTCCGGGCACCGGGCTACCCCGTCGTTCCGGCGATCGGTGCGGTCGCCAGTTTCGCGCTGATCGGGTTCATGCAGCCCGTCTCCCAACTCACCGGTATCGCGATCATGATCGTGGCCGCCGGGTGGTACGCCTACTACGCCCGCGACGTGAAACTGAAGGGGGCGCTGTAA